The genomic stretch GACCCACCGGCTCGTCGGCCGGGAAGCAGACACCGATCACGTCGGTCTCGCTCCACACCTCACGCACAAGATCGTTGAGCCGCTCGCCCAGCAGCGTGCGCGGCCGGTGCAGACCCGGGGTGTCGACCAGCACGAGCTGCGCGTTCTCGCGGTGCACGATGCCCCGGATGACGTGCCGGGTCGTCTGCGGCTTGTTCGACGTGATCGCGATCTTCTGCCCGATGATCGCGTTGGTCAGCGTGCTCTTACCGGCATTCGGCCGCCCGACAAAACACACAAAGCCAGCGCGATAAGTGTCATCGTGCGTGATGGGGCCTGCTTCTTTGTGACGGTGAGTGCGCGTCGACCGGTCACTCTGCGCGTTTCCCGCGCGCTTTTCGCCCGTACGCGGGGTGACTGCCCCGCCCATTTCCGGCTGCTGCGGACCTTTGGCGCGGGTCCGCGGCTTGCGCCCCGGCTCACCGCCCGCGAGACCGCCGGCTCGGCCGCGCTCCGACCGACCATCGGGGCCGCCACTGCCCTCGCGGCCACCAGCACCGCCTGCGGCACCACTTGCGGTGTCACTAGCTGCGCCACGCCCGCCGCCAGCACCGCCACGCCCGCCGCCGACGCCACGCCCGCCGCCGTTCCCGCCGTGCCCGCCGCCATGCCCGCCGGAGGAGCGTCGGCCGTCGGACGTGTTCTCCGCCCGCCGAGCAGCCCGCCGTTCCTGCCGCCGGAGTTCGTTACGCTCCCCAGCGGTGAGACGCCGCTCGCCTCCGGAGGAACCCGGCGAGCCAGAAGAACCTGAACCCGAGCGGGAGGACCCGGACGGAGCGGCACCGGGGTTCTTACGGTCGTCGGTCATGCCGCGCCGAACCCGAGGATCGTGTCATGACGCGAGGAGCAAACGGCGAGGGTCATGCGGTGACCGTGCCGCGGAGGGCGCCGGTGGGGCCGGCCACGTGGATCGGGGACGCGGGGGCCAGGTCGCGTACGGCGGCGTGACCCGCCTCTTCCAGCGACTCAGCCTCGGTGACGACCGCAGCCGCCTCGATCAGGGTGGCGCCCGCCGACGCCGCCGAGGCCACGGCGAGCTGCAGGGCCGTGACGGCCAGGCTGGGCAACGCCACCGTCGCCGCCGCGTACGTGCGGCCGTCCTGGTCGCGTACCGCTGCTCCCTCAGCCGCACCCACCCGGGCGCGTGCGCTCCGCGCCAGGGTGACCAGCTTGGCGTCCTCGGCACTCAAAGCCGGGGCCGCCGAGGCCGCGGAGGTGGTGGTGTCGGTCTCAGGCATCGGCGTGCTGTCTTTCCTCTGTCTCGGTGTCGTCGTTCGTCGTCTCGTCCTCCGCCACGGGCTCGACCCGGCGCACCAGCACCGAATCGATCCGGTTGCGGCGGCCGGTGGTGCCCTCGGCGACCAGGTGCAGGCCGCCCACGTCGACCTGCGCGCCGGGGATCGGAACCCGGCCCAGCGTCTGCGCGAGCAGGCCGCCGACCGTCTCGACCTCGTCGGCCGGCAGCTCCACCCCGAAGATCTCGCCGAGGTCCTCGATCGGCAGCCGGGCGGTGACCCGTACGGCGCCGTCCTCGAGGTGCTCGACCGGCGGGCGCTCGACGTCGTACTCGTCGGTGATCTCGCCGACGATCTCCTCGAGGATGTCCTCGATGGTGACCAGGCCGGCCGTGCCACCGTACTCGTCCACGACGATCACGACGTGGCTGCGGGCCGCCTGCATCTCGGAGAGCAGGTCGTCGACCGGCTTGGACTCGGGCACGAACGTCGCCGGGCGCATCAGGTCGGCCACCGCCTGCGCCGTCGACGCCGGGTCGCCGTTCTGCGTCCGGCGGACCACGTCCTTGAGGTAGAGCACGCCGAGCACGTCGTCGACGCTCTCGCCGATCACCGGGATGCGCGAGAAACCGGAACGCAGGAACAGGTAGAGCCCCTGCTGCAGCGTCTTGGGCGCCTCGATCCACACCATCTCGGTGCGCGGCACCATCACCTCGCGGGCGATCGTGTCACCCAGCGCGAACACTGAATGGATCATCTCGCGCTCGCCGTGCTCGACGACGCCGCGCTGCTCGGCCAGGTCGACCAGTTCCCGCAGCTCGACCTGGCTGCCGAACGGCCCCTCGGGGAACCCCTTGCCCGGGGTCACCGCGTTGCCGATCAGGATCAGCAGCGACGCGAGCGGGTTGAGCACCTTGCCCAGCCAGCGCACCAGCGGAGCAGACGCGCGGCCTACCGCGTACGCGTGCTGTCGCCCCACCGTACGGGGTGCGACCCCGACCACGACGAAGCTGACCACTGTCATCGTGCCGGCGGTGACCAGCGCCGCCGTCCAGCCGATGCCCCAGCTGTCCACGGCCACCAGCGCGACCAGAGTCGTGGCGGTGAGCTCGCACAGCAGGCGCAGCAGCAGAAGCAGGTTGAGGTGGCGCACCACATCGGAGGCGACCGCTGCCAGCGCCGACGCGCCACGCTCGCCCTCGCGGGCCATCTCGGACGCGCGCGCCGCCGAGACCGAGCCCAGGGCGGCGTCGGCCATCGAGGCCAAGCCGGCCAGGAAGACCAGCGCGACCGCAAAGATGATCAGTTGCACGTCGGGCAGGCCCGCCGAGGCGGTGCCTGCCGCAAGTAGATTGGGGTCCACGGCTAGCCGGCCCGTCCGGCCCGCCAGCTGTGGAGGAGCCTGTTCTGCAGGGCGAACATCTCGCGCTCCTCCTCCGGCTCGGCGTGGTCGTAACCGAGCAGGTGCAGCGCGCCGTGCACGGTCAGCAGATGCAGCTCGTCGGCGGCCGAGTGCCCCGCCGCGACGGCCTGTTTGGCGGCCACCTCGGGGGAGAGCACGATGTCGCCGAGCAGCGCCGGCTCCCCCGTGCCCGCCTCGCCCGGACCGTGGTCGACGCTGCCCTCGTCCATCGGGAACGCGAGCACGTCGGTCGGGCCGTCACCACCCATCCAGCGATGGTTGAGCTCGGCCATGTAGTCGATGTCGACGAGCAGGATCGACAGCTCGGCGAGGGGGTTGACCCCCATCTCGTCGAGGGCGTGCCGGGCCACCGCGAGGATCGCGTCGGTGTCGACCTCGACTCCCGACTCGTTGGCGATCTCGATGGACATAGCGGTGCGTTTACCCCTTGATTCAGCGCCTGCGCCCGGAGCGGCCACCACTGGCGGCGCGCCCGGGGACGGCGTGGACGGATTGTGTGGCGGCGCGCTCCTGCTCGTCGTCGTACCGCGCGTACGCGTCGACGATCTCGGCGACCAGCCGGTGGCGTACGACATCGGAGCTGGACAGCTCGGCGAAGTGCACGTCCTCGACATTCTGCAGGATCTCGCGGACGACCTTGAGACCGCTGGTCGTGCCGCCCGGCAGGTCGACCTGCGTGACGTCACCGGTGACCACGATCTTGGCCCCGAACCCGAGCCGGGTCAGGAACATCTTCATCTGCTCGGGAGTCGTGTTCTGCGCCTCGTCGAGAATGATGAACGCGTCGTTGAGGGTGTTGTGGGTGACGATCAGGTCGTCCGTGACGTACAGCGAGTCCTCGGCCGCGACCTGGATGCAGACGGTCTCGGTCTCGCCCTCGGGCTCGATGGTGTGGATGAACCGCATCGGCGTCCCGGCGCCGGCCAGGGCGTACGTCTCGCGCTTGCGCTCCAGCCGGAAGGGCTCCAGGGCCTCGGGCAGGCGGATGTCCAGCACATGAGCGTCGTGCCGATGGTCGACCGGCCGGCCCTTGGCCAGGCCCGGCTTGCGACCGGCCGCCGGCCTCGTCCGCTGAGTGACCGTGCCACCCAGCGAGCGCACCAGGAAGATCACGTCGTCCCTGAGCCGCCCGGAGCACGTCGTGTACTGCACTCGGCAGGTCCGGCCGGTCTGTGTGACCGGGCCGCCGCCGCTGTCGAGCAGGCCCTGCAGAACGGCGAGTCGCACCGCGGCGCTGTTCAGCAGGTAGCGCTCCGGCACGAACTTGGTGTGCGAACGGGTGCCGTCCAGCTCCAGCTCGCGGAGCACGGCCGTCACCGGGTTCGCCGTGATCACACCGCCGCGCCCGCCGCCGTCGGACCGGCGCAGGATGTAATCGATCTCGTTCTTGCGGAACAGCGTGATGCCGGGCAGGGCCGCGTCGAGCGCGTCGGCCAGTTCCGGGTCCTTGGCCGAGAACGACGGCGTGGTCGCCGTGGTCAGGCAGCCGTCACCGAGCAGCAGGCCCAAGGCGTACGGGTCCATCGGCACGTCCTGCGGGACGAACTCCACCGGCTGTACCAGCGGAAGTTCGTACCGGTGCACGTTGCCGCGACGCAGCTTGCCGATCATGTCCTGGGTCTGCAGCACCCGCGCGGGACGCCCCTTGCTGCGGTCGTCGACCGTGCGCACCGTCCACAGGTGCTCGCCGCACGCCAGCGTCGAGGCGCCGTCCTGGGTCGTCACCCGGTAGACCGGCTTACGGCCCTGGGGATAGACGCCGAGGACAGGGGTCGGCGTTCCGTCCGACCCGACGACAAGGTCACCGACCCGCAGGTCGCCGATCTGGCGCCAGCCGTCCGGGGTGAGCACCTTGGCCGTGAGCGGCTGCGCCCGGCCCCGCATGTAGGCCAGCGGGGCGACCTCGATGGTGCCGGCGGCCATCAGGCGGGGGATGGACTCGGGGTCCAGCATGTCGTGCAGCGCGTCGTAGAGCGGCCGCAGGTAAGGGTCGATCTTTTCGTTGAGGGTGCCGGGCAGGAAGCCCAGCCGCTCGCCGGCCTCGACCGCCGGGCGGGTCAGGATGATCCGGCTGACCTGCTTGGCCGTCAGCGCCTGGACGGCCTTGGCCATCGCGAGGTACGTCTTGCCGGTGCCGGCCGGGCCGATGCCGAAGACGATCGTGTTCTCGTCGATGGAGTCGACGTAACGCTTCTGACCCAGCGTCTTGGGCCGGATCGTCCTGCCCCGGCGGGACAGGATGTTGAGGGTGAGGACCTCGGCGGGCCGCTCGGAGGTCGCGTCCTCGAGCATCGTGGCGGTGCGGCGCACCGAGTCGACGCTGAGGGTCTCGCCCCGCTCGATGAGCTCGATCAGCTCGGAGAACAGGCGTTCGGCGGTGGCGTTCTCGGCGGGGTCACCGGTGATGGTGATCTCGTTGCCGCGGACGTGCACGTCACTGGCGAGAGTTCGCTCGATGAGCCGCAGGATCTCGTCCTTGGCACCCAGCAGGTTCACCATGATCTTCGGGTCGGAAACCGAGATCTTGGTCTGCACCCGCGCCGCGCCGCTGGAGCCCGCGCTGGAAGGGTTCGGCGTACCGGTCATAGGGCGGCCCTGGGGGCCTCCGCCACCTGCTCTCTCACTCTTCGTCGCCCACCAGGACGGCGTACTGAAGGATCGTGCCATCGTATCCGCTCGGCCGCCCCAACGCCGATGCCATTATCGCCGGAAATGGGACGGCCTCATTCACGGGTGATTCACTCGCCGCCGTCGGAGGCCGCGCCGCCGTCGAAGCCCTCCTGCCGGCGGGTGACGCGATAGGTGGCCCAGTGCATCCGTACGACCGTTCCCGAGTCGTCCCGGGTCAGCCGCAGCAGCTCGCCGGTCTCGCGCCCGCTGACCGTACGGAGCACGTCGGGTTGCCCCGGCAGCGGCGCGAAGACGGCCGGCGGGGAGTCCGGGGGCAGCTCGGTCAGGCGGGCCCGCAGGGCGCCGTCGTGCCACGAGAACACGAACGGGGTGCCTTCGCTGTACCAGTGGCCGAGGACCGACCGGTACTCGCGTGGGGCCGGGTCCGCGGCCTTCCACGGCTTGATGTCGGCCGGGTCCAGTTCCACGGCGAGTTTGAGCAGCTCGTGCACAACCTCGCCGATGACCCGGGAGGTGCCGGAGGAGCCGAGGACCGCGGCGCCGAGCCCGTCCGGGAGGTCGTCCCCGCCGCGCCGCCCGTACGCCGAGGCCAGGAACCCGGGCATCGCGCCGTCGTGCCCGACGTGGGTGACCCAGCGGCTCTGCGGCTCGACGATCAGGCCGAGCCCGAAACCGGTCTGCCAGACCGCCTCGTTGGTCACGGTGGCCGGGAAGCGCATCTCGTCGAGCGTCGAGGCGGCCAGCACCTTGCCGTCCGGGTCGGCCGTGGCCGGGTGGGCCAGGAACGACGCCCAGGTGGCCATGTCGCTCGCGGTGCTCCACAACTGCGCGGCCGGGGCGACGCCGCCGAGGTCGGTCTGCGGTTCGGGACGGGCCGCGTCGGAGAAGTCGTCGACCAGGTAGCCGACGGCGGCCTGCGGCGGCGGGTTCAGCGTGGTCGCGGTCAGCCCGAGCGGGCCCAGCACGCGTTCGGCGACGACCTCGGCCCAGGCGCCGCCGCGGAGTTTGGCGACGAGCTGGCCGAGCACGGCGAACCCGAGGTTGGAGTAGTGGTAGCGGCGGGCGTTGGGCAGCACGCGTTCGGCCCGGTCGAGCTGGGCCAGCACCTCGGTGGCGTCGGGCGCTTGCAGCGTGTCCCAGATGTCCCCGTACGGCTCCCTCTGGAACCCGGCCGTGTGTGACAGCAGCCGGCGGATCGTGGCGTCGCCGTGCGCCGGAACCGGCAGGTGCTTGCCGATCGGGTCGTCCAGGTCGAGCAGCCCGTCGTCGCGGCTCTGCAGCACGAGCACCGCGGTGAAGGTCTTGGTGATCGAGCCGATCCGGAACCGGGTGTCGGGGTTCAACGGGTGCTCGGGGTTGCCGGAGTCGCCGACGGTGAACACCCACGGCTCCCGGTCGGCCCGGCGCAGCGCGACGGAGAGGGCAGGGACGCGGCCGTCGGCCTGCGCTTTGCGGACAACCCGCTCGTAGCGGGCGGAGGCGGTCACCGGGCCGCCGGGGTCGGGCAGTGGTTCTCCATCCTGGCGATCTTAAGGTGGGAGCCGACAGGCCATAGGGATGGGAGCGCTTCCATGACGGATGTCGAGCATCTGCTCGCGCAGTTGAGCCTCGAGGAGAAGGTGTCATTGCTCGCCGGGCAGGACTTCTGGTCACTGCCGGCGATCGAGCGGATCGGGCTGCGCTCACTGGTGATGTCGGACGGGCCGATCGGCGTCCGCGGAGTCGGCTGGGCCCCCGACGACCCGTCCATCGCGCTGCCCAGCCCGACGGCGCTGGCCGCGGCCTGGGACGTCGAGCTGGCCGAACGGGCCGGTCGGCTGCTCGGGCAGGAGTCGCGCCGCAAGGGGGTGCACCTGCTGCTCGGGCCGACGGTGAACCTGCAACGGACCCCCCTGGGCGGCCGGCACTTCGAGTGCTACTCCGAGGACCCGCTGCTCAGCGGCGAGATCGCGGTCGGTTTCGTGCGCGGGGTGCAGCAGCACGGCGTCGGCACCACGGTCAAGCACCTGGTCGGCAACGACTTCGAGACCGATCGCATGGAGGTCGACGTCCGGATCCCGGAGCGGGCGCTGCGCGAGATCTACCTGGCCCCGTTCGAGCGGGTCGTCGAGTCGGGCGGCTGGGGCGTGATGAGCGCGTACAACGGGGTCAACGGGGCCTCGATGGCCCAGAACGGCCCGATCCAGGACGAGATCCTCAAGCAGGAGTGGGGCTTCGACGGGGTGGTGGTCTCGGACTGGCGGGCCGCGCGCTCGACGGTCGGGGCGGCGCTCGGCGGGCTCGACATCGCCATGCCGGCCCTGGAGAGCCCGTGGGGGGAAAAGCTTGTCTCCGCCGTACGGGGTGGAGAAGTGCCCGAGGAAGTGATCGACGACAAGGCCCGGCGGGTGCTGCGGCTGGCCCTGCGAGTCGGCGCGCTCGACGGCGGCCCGGTCGTGACACCCCCCGGCGACCTGGACGGTGACGCTGTCGCGCACGAGGTGGCGACCCGGTCGTTCGTGCTGGTACGCAACGAGAACTACACGCTCCCGCTCGAGCCGGCCGCGCTGACCAAGGTGGCCGTGATCGGCGCGCTCGCGACCGACGCCCGTGTGCTCGGCGGCGGCAGCGCCCAGGTGTCGCCGCCCCACATCGTCTCGCCGCTGGACGGCCTCAAGGACAAGCTGTCCGGTGTGGACGTCGAGTACGCCGTCGGCGCCGACCCCCGCCCGTTCCTGCCCGCCGCGCACGGACCCGGCTGGGAACCCACCACCGTCACCGTCGGCGCCCACTCGTTCCAGGTCGACCCGGCCGCGGTGCGCTGGATCGGCTCGCTGCCCGGCGGCCTCGACCCGGCCGACGTCGACGAGATCCGCCTCGAGACCACGTACACCCCGGCCGACGGCGGCGAGCACACGTTCGCGATCTCCGGATTCGGCACCTTCGAGCTGAAGATCAACGACCAGGTCCGGTACGAGGGGACGCTGCACCCGCCCGGCGCCACGCGCGCCGACCTGCTGCTGTCCCCGCGCGAGGAACGGGTCACGGTGACGCTCGAAGCCGGCGTGCCCGTCCCGGTCGTGCTGCGGCAGAGCATCGTGCGCGGCATGGCTCACACGGTGTCGGTCACGCTGGGCCACCGCGCGCCCGGCCCCGACGCCGACGGCCTGATCGAGGAAGCCGTACGGCTGGCGGCCGGCTCCGACGTGGCAGTGGTCGTCGTCGGCACCACCGAGCAGACCGAGTCCGAAGGCTTCGACCGTACGTCTCTCGCGCTGCCCGGCCGCCAGGACGAGCTGGTCTCCCGGGTGGCGGCGGCCAATCCCCGTACGGTCGTGGTGGTCAACGCCGGCTCCCCCGTGCTCATGCCGTGGGCCGACGAGGTCGCGGCGACGCTGCTCACCTGGTTCGGAGGACAGGAAGCGGGCGCGGCGCTGGCCGACGTGCTGCTCGGGGTGGCCGAACCCGGCGGGCGCCTGCCCACCACGTGGCCCCGCCGCGAGGAGGACTGCCCGGTCCTCGCCATCGAGCCGCGGGACGGCGTGGTGGCGTACGAGGAAGGGGTTTTCGTCGGTTATCGCGGCTGGCTGCGCTCGGGCGTCGCGCCGCTGTACGCGTTCGGGCACGGGCACGGCTACACGAGCTGGCAGTACGACGAGATCGTGGTCAACGGGACCGAGGCCGTGGTGACGCTGACCAACACGGGCGCGCGGGCCGGCCGCGAGGTGGTGCAGGTCTACGTCGGACCGTCGCCGGTGGACCCGTCGCGGCCGGAGCGCTGGCTGGCCGGGTTCGAGAACGTGGAGGCGCACCCGGGCGAAACGGTCACCGTGCGGGTGCCGTTGCCGGCTCGCACGTTCGAGGTGTGGGAGGACGGCGTCGGCTGGGCGCGACGTTCCGGTGAGTACCGCGTGACAGCGGCCCACGCGCTGGACGACCCGCGTTTGACGGCCACCCTGCGCATATAGAACTTGGACGATATCCACAGTTCCGGGTTGTCCACAGACCGGCGGCTCCCGTCCCTCCAAGTTCGCCCATTCTCGCGACAATGGCGGTGGGCGGGGGTCCCCCGGTAGGGCGGGCCCCGCGGTTTCGAGTCGGTCCAGAAGCACCGGCGTGTCGCTGCGGGGGCGTGGCGTCGCGGGCGCGAACCCCTCGCGGATCACGAGCGTGACTGCCAGGCCGACCAGAGCATGGCGTAACGCCCACCCGCAGCAACCAAGCCGTCGTGCGTGCCTTCCTCCACAACTTCCCCGTGTTCGAGCACCACGATCCGATCAGCCCCCGCCGCCTGCGTCAGCCGGTGCGCGACCAGCAGCGTCGTCCGCCCCTTGGTAGCCGCCAGGGCCGACTCCTCCAGTTCCCGCGCCCCCGCGCTGCCGGCCTCGGCGGTGGCCTCGTCGAGCACCGCCACGGCCGGGTCGAGCAGCACCAGCCGGGCCAGGGCGAGTTGCTGCGCCTGGGCCGCGGTCAGCGGATGACCGCCCTCGCCGACCACCGTGGCCAGGCCGGCGGGCAGCCCGCGGGCCCAGTCGAGCGCGCCCACCCGTTCCAGGGCCGCCTCCGCCGCTTCGATCGTGGCGTCGGGGTCGGCCAGGCGCAGGTCTTCGATGAGCGGGCCGGCGAACACGTGCGCCTCCTGGCTGATGATGGCCACGATCCCCGGTACGAGCTGGTCGACGGGCACCCCGCCGACGGTGGCCGTGCCGCTGCCGGGGCGCAGGAGCCCGGCCGCGATCGAGGCCACCGTGGTTTTGCCGGCGCCGGTGGAACCGACCAGCGCGACCCGCTCCCCCGGCGCGACCCGCAGGCTGATGCCGCGCAGCACAAGCGCCCGTTCGTCGTAGCCGAAGGTCACGTCGCGCAGGGTGAGGTCGGTGTCGGCGGGTGTGCGGGTCCCGGCCGGCGCCACCGCGAGCGTGCCCACCCCGACGAGGCGGGCCAGCCCGGCCCCGGCCGCCTGGATCTCGTCGAACGTGAACAGGATCATCGAGACCGGGTTGTACAGCCGGTGGAACAGCACCGCGGCCGCGGCCGTCTCCCCGACCGTGACGCCCCAGCCGGCCCGCACGTAGCAGAACCCGGCGACCAGGATCGTGGCCAGGCCCAGCAGTTCGGCCCGGCTGATCCGGCCGACGAACCTGGTGAACAGCGCGAACACGCCGACGGAGAGGTCGCGGGCGCGGGCGGAGGCGTCGTTGATGGCGTCCAGGTGCCGGCTTTCCAGGCGGTACGCGTGCACCGTGCGCACGCCCTGCAGGCTCTCCATCAGCAGCTGGGAGCGGGCTCCGACGGCGGCCCGCTCGGCGGCGTAGATCGGCGCCGACCGCGGCAGGTACCAGCGCAGCGCCAGCAGGTAGGTCGGCATCGCGGCCAGCCCGGCCAGGCCGAGCCGCCAGTCCAGGCCGAACATCGCGGTGACGCTGAGCAGGGCCAGGAACAGCGCCGAGATGACGGTCGGCATCACCTCGGCCACCGCCGTGCCGACCGCGGCCACGTCGGCGCCGACCCGGGCCAGCAGGTCACCGCGCCCGGCCCGGTCGAGCGTGTGCACGGGCAGCCGCAGGGCCACCCCGACGGTCTGTTCGCGCAGCCCGGCCAGGATCCGTTCGCCGAGCCGGCTCGCGAGCGTGGTGGTGGCGCCCGCGGCGACCCCGCCGAGCAGGGCGATCACAAGCACCAGCACGCCGATCGGCACCAGCGTGGCCGAGGCGGCGCCGTTCCGGACGAGGTCGATCAGCCGTCCGAGCGCGGTGACCGGCACGACCGAGGCGCCGGCCGCGCCGAGCCCGGCGGCGACGGTGACCGCGACCTCGATCCGGTGTGCCCGCAGCTGCCGGCAGAGCCAGGCCCACGTCTGTCTCGGGGTCGCGACCGGTAACGCATAGCTCACCGCAGCACCACCGTCCGGTAGTTCTCGTCGGTCGCCGCCAGCGAGGCGTGCGTCCCGGTGGCGACCACTTCGCCGTCGCGCAGCACGACGACCCGGTCGGTTATCGCCAGGAGCGCCGGTGACGTGGTGACCAGCAGCGTGCCGAGCGTGGAGCCGGGGCCGTGCCGCAGGGCGCGGATGCCGCGGGCGATGGCGCGCTCGGTCACCGCGTCGACCGCCGTGGTGGGCTCGTGCAGCACGAGCAGCGGGGGGCAGGCGAGCAGGGCGCGGGCCAGGGCGAGTCGTTGACGCTGGCCGCCCGAGAGCGCCGCTCCGCGGTCGGCGATGGCGTGGTCGAGCCCGTCGGGGTGGGCGGCCACCACGTCGTCGGCCGCCGAGGCGCGCAGGACGGCGGGCAGTTCGGACCCCGACGCGTCGATCAGGTTGTCGCGGATGGTGCCGGTGAACAGTTCCGGCAGGTGCGGCGCGACCAGCACGTCGGGCGATCCGTCGTCGAAGAGCGCGACCAGCGCCCCGGCGTCAGGCTCGGCCACCACCCCCACACATTCCCCCCGTACGGGGGAAATGGGGCTTTCGCCCGTGGGAGGCTCGGCGGGCACCTGGTCGAGCAGCGCGCGGATGCGTTCGGCCGACGCCCGGGAGGAGGCGAACCAGCCGGGCGCGACCGAGAGGGTGGCGAACGGCTCGCCCAGGAAAGCGGCCAGACCGATCACGGTCACCAGTTCGCCCGCCGTGATCCGGCCGGTCAGCGCGAACCACCCCGCCAGGATCGCGATGCCGCAGGCGACCAGCGTGCTCACGGTGTCCGAGGCCGCCTGGAACCAGCCCAGGGTCTTCGCGGCCCGCAGGGTGGCGGCGAGCGATTCGCGGCTGACCTCGCGATACCGGTCGGCTGCGGCGTCCTGCGCGCCGATCCCGCGCAGCGGCCGCAGCCCGGTGACCAGGTCGGTGGCGAGCGAGGCGGCCCGGCCCGCAACCTCCTGCCGGGTGGTGACACGGCGGGTGATCCGGGGCGCCGCGCGTTGCAGGCCGGCCAGCACGACCGGGGTGCCGATCAGCACGACCAGTCCCAGCGGCACGGAGATGAGGAACAGCCCGATGGCGCTGACCGCGGTGGCGACCAGCGCGCCGAACAGCCGCGGCAGATAGTCGAGCAGGTACGACGTGGTGTCGGCGTCGGTCGCCGAGAGGGTGAGAACGTCGCCGGTGCGCACGTCCGTGCGGGGGTCGAGCACTTTGGCGGCCACTTCCAGCCGCAACCGGTGGGCCTCGTCGGCGATCGCCCGCATGAGCTGACGGGCGCCCGTGCGATAGGCGACCGTCAGGACGAGGAAGAGGGCCCCGAGGACGCCGACCCAGAGGATCAGCATGGTGACGTCCTGAGTGGCGACCGCGCGGTCGACGATGATCCCGATCAGGATCGGGACGAGCGCCTCGCAGCCCTGGTGGACGCCGCTGAGCAGGCTGCCGCACGTGACGCGCCCACGGTTGCGGAGCAGCGCCCGCCCAAGGAGGTTCACGCCCGGCCGCGTGCATCGACAGTCATCAACCATCGACCTTGGCCCGGCGCCCCCGGCATAGCAAGAGGCGTTTCTTCCGTGACGATCTGTGATGTTCACCATTTTCACGGAGAGTAATTTCAGCCTACAGTGGGATCCGTCCGGTTGTTCCGTTCCGCCCGCTAGGACTTGATCGCATGACGCTGCCGTCCCCGATTCTGGCTCGGCGCTGCGCCGCCGCCCTGGCCGCGCACCCCGCCACCGGCCAGTTCGCCGCGCTCGCCGTGGCCTCGTCCGACCCGATGGCCGACGTCGCCCGCACCGTCGAGAGCCAGATCCTCGGGGCCGCGGCCCGCGATCATGCCGACCACGAGGACCAGAGCCTGTTCCTGCTGGTGCTCGACCGTGAGAGCAACCTGCCCGCGGCCGTCGGCCGGGTCGTCGAGGGTGGCGGCCGGACGCTCGACGACGCCCCCGGCCTCATCGGGCGCGACCTGTCCGACATCGTCGAGGCGCACGGCCTGCACGACGGCGGCAAGATCTGGGAGCTCGCCACGATCGGGGTGCTGCCCGCCCACCGCGGCGACAAGGCGGTGAGCTCGCTGCTGTATCGCACGTTCCTGCAGGCGGGACACCGCGCCGGCGTACGGCATGTGGTGGCTCTGCCCGACCGCCACGCCCACCGTGCCCTCGCGCTGCTCGGTGTCCCCTTCGTCGCGATGGCCGGGTCCGAGCCCTTCGACCACTTCGGCTCGGCCGGGACGCGGGCCGTCTACGTGCCGTTCGCCGGCCTGGAGCCGGCGATCGCCGAGCAGAGCGAACGGCTGAACCGGCCGGTGGGGCCGTTCGCGGGCGAGATCCGGGCGCGGGGCCTGCGCCGCCTGCTGGTCCGCCGGGCCGCCGCGCGCGTGTCGGAGCAGGTCGCCACCGGTTACGGCCTCAACGAGCAGATCGTGCTGCCCGGCCTCGAGCGCCGCCGTTTCCGCGGCCTCAAAACCAAGCGCTGACCCCGTACGGCCTCAAGCGCCCCCGGCAGGCAAGCCGTCTACCACCGCCCCAGCCGCGCCGACAAAACGGACAGAGCCGCCACGCCGGCGGTTGACGTGCGCAGAACCTCGCGCCCCAGCCGGACCGGGGTCGCCGCGCCGAAAGCCTCGACCTCGGCGTCGCTGATCCCGCCCTCCGGGCCGACCACCAGCACGATCTCTCCCGACGAGGGCAACTCGACGGTGGTCAGC from Paractinoplanes brasiliensis encodes the following:
- a CDS encoding beta-glucosidase H; the encoded protein is MTDVEHLLAQLSLEEKVSLLAGQDFWSLPAIERIGLRSLVMSDGPIGVRGVGWAPDDPSIALPSPTALAAAWDVELAERAGRLLGQESRRKGVHLLLGPTVNLQRTPLGGRHFECYSEDPLLSGEIAVGFVRGVQQHGVGTTVKHLVGNDFETDRMEVDVRIPERALREIYLAPFERVVESGGWGVMSAYNGVNGASMAQNGPIQDEILKQEWGFDGVVVSDWRAARSTVGAALGGLDIAMPALESPWGEKLVSAVRGGEVPEEVIDDKARRVLRLALRVGALDGGPVVTPPGDLDGDAVAHEVATRSFVLVRNENYTLPLEPAALTKVAVIGALATDARVLGGGSAQVSPPHIVSPLDGLKDKLSGVDVEYAVGADPRPFLPAAHGPGWEPTTVTVGAHSFQVDPAAVRWIGSLPGGLDPADVDEIRLETTYTPADGGEHTFAISGFGTFELKINDQVRYEGTLHPPGATRADLLLSPREERVTVTLEAGVPVPVVLRQSIVRGMAHTVSVTLGHRAPGPDADGLIEEAVRLAAGSDVAVVVVGTTEQTESEGFDRTSLALPGRQDELVSRVAAANPRTVVVVNAGSPVLMPWADEVAATLLTWFGGQEAGAALADVLLGVAEPGGRLPTTWPRREEDCPVLAIEPRDGVVAYEEGVFVGYRGWLRSGVAPLYAFGHGHGYTSWQYDEIVVNGTEAVVTLTNTGARAGREVVQVYVGPSPVDPSRPERWLAGFENVEAHPGETVTVRVPLPARTFEVWEDGVGWARRSGEYRVTAAHALDDPRLTATLRI
- a CDS encoding serine hydrolase domain-containing protein is translated as MTASARYERVVRKAQADGRVPALSVALRRADREPWVFTVGDSGNPEHPLNPDTRFRIGSITKTFTAVLVLQSRDDGLLDLDDPIGKHLPVPAHGDATIRRLLSHTAGFQREPYGDIWDTLQAPDATEVLAQLDRAERVLPNARRYHYSNLGFAVLGQLVAKLRGGAWAEVVAERVLGPLGLTATTLNPPPQAAVGYLVDDFSDAARPEPQTDLGGVAPAAQLWSTASDMATWASFLAHPATADPDGKVLAASTLDEMRFPATVTNEAVWQTGFGLGLIVEPQSRWVTHVGHDGAMPGFLASAYGRRGGDDLPDGLGAAVLGSSGTSRVIGEVVHELLKLAVELDPADIKPWKAADPAPREYRSVLGHWYSEGTPFVFSWHDGALRARLTELPPDSPPAVFAPLPGQPDVLRTVSGRETGELLRLTRDDSGTVVRMHWATYRVTRRQEGFDGGAASDGGE
- a CDS encoding hemolysin family protein; the protein is MDPNLLAAGTASAGLPDVQLIIFAVALVFLAGLASMADAALGSVSAARASEMAREGERGASALAAVASDVVRHLNLLLLLRLLCELTATTLVALVAVDSWGIGWTAALVTAGTMTVVSFVVVGVAPRTVGRQHAYAVGRASAPLVRWLGKVLNPLASLLILIGNAVTPGKGFPEGPFGSQVELRELVDLAEQRGVVEHGEREMIHSVFALGDTIAREVMVPRTEMVWIEAPKTLQQGLYLFLRSGFSRIPVIGESVDDVLGVLYLKDVVRRTQNGDPASTAQAVADLMRPATFVPESKPVDDLLSEMQAARSHVVIVVDEYGGTAGLVTIEDILEEIVGEITDEYDVERPPVEHLEDGAVRVTARLPIEDLGEIFGVELPADEVETVGGLLAQTLGRVPIPGAQVDVGGLHLVAEGTTGRRNRIDSVLVRRVEPVAEDETTNDDTETEERQHADA
- the ybeY gene encoding rRNA maturation RNase YbeY codes for the protein MSIEIANESGVEVDTDAILAVARHALDEMGVNPLAELSILLVDIDYMAELNHRWMGGDGPTDVLAFPMDEGSVDHGPGEAGTGEPALLGDIVLSPEVAAKQAVAAGHSAADELHLLTVHGALHLLGYDHAEPEEEREMFALQNRLLHSWRAGRAG
- a CDS encoding cytidine deaminase, with amino-acid sequence MPETDTTTSAASAAPALSAEDAKLVTLARSARARVGAAEGAAVRDQDGRTYAAATVALPSLAVTALQLAVASAASAGATLIEAAAVVTEAESLEEAGHAAVRDLAPASPIHVAGPTGALRGTVTA